A window of Drosophila santomea strain STO CAGO 1482 chromosome X, Prin_Dsan_1.1, whole genome shotgun sequence genomic DNA:
ATTGTGGGAGAATATTGATTACATCGATGTGTTTGCCACCGATCATGCGCCACACACGCTGGCCGAGAAACGTTCGGAGCGTCCGCCGCCGGGATTTCCGGGCGTGGAGACCATTTTGCCGCTTCTCCTGCAGGCCGTGCACGAGGGTCGTTTGACACTGGAGGACATCAAGAGGAAGTTCCATCGCAATCCGAGAATCATCTTCAATCTGCCCGAACAGGCGCACACCTATGTGGAGGTGGATCTGGACGAGGAGTGGACCATAACGGGCAGCGAGATGAAGAGCAAGTCCGGCTGGACGCCATTCGAGGGCACCAAGGTCAAGGGACGCGTCCACCGCGTCGTTCTCCGCGGCGAGGTTGCCTTCATCGATGGCCAAGTGCTGGTGCAGCCTGGCTTCGGCCAGAACGTGCGTGCCAAGCAGGGGCAACTCACGTCGGAGGCATCGCAGGATCTGCTGCCCAGCGACAGCGATGCCAATGACACCTTTGCCCGCCTCCTTACCACCGGCGGAGCAGCCGGTGCAGCCGGTGCAGCCGTACATGGCACATCGACGAAGGTGCACTTTGTGGATGGAGCCAACTACCTGCGCCCcacatcgccatcgccacGCGTCCGTCTGGATTCCGCCAGCAACACCACGCTGCGGGAGTACTTGCAGCGCACTTCCAGCCCAAATCCGGTGGCCCACTCGCTGGTGGGCAAGCACATCCTTGCCGTCGACATGTTCAACAAAGAGCACCTCAACGACATCTTTAATCTGGCACAACTGCTCAAGTTGCGGGTGACAAAGGATCGTCCGGTGGACGAGCTGCTGCGCGGCAAGATTATGGCCAGTGTGTTCTACGAGGTCAGCACGCGGACGCAGTGCAGCTTTGCAGCTGCCATGCTGCGTTTGGGTGGCCGAGTGATCAGCATGGACCAGATCACGTCGTCGGTGAAGAAGGGCGAAAGCCTGGAGGACAGCATCAAGGTGATGGCCAGCTACGCAGACGTCATGGTGCTGCGTCATCCCACGCCCGGTGCTGTAGCGGTGTGTATAAGTCGAAGTAGTCTTCCAATTGCCTTTTTTGATTCATGATCTTCACTAAATTTCCAACAGCGCGCAGCAACCTTCTCCCGCAAGCCGCTGATCAATGCCGGCGATGGCGTCGGCGAGCATCCCACGCAGGCGCTGCTGGACATCTTCACCATTCGCGAGGAGTTCGGCACGGTGAACGGGCTGACCATCACCATGGTGGGTGATCTGAAGAACGGACGCACCGTGCACTCGCTGGCCCGCCTGCTGACCCTGTACAATGTGACCCTGCAGTATGTGGCGCCGCCCAGCCTGCAGATGCCCAACGAGGTCGTCCAGTTTGTCCACCAGCGCGGCATCAAGCAGTTCTTTGCCAGCGGCCTTAAAAACGTGCTGCCCGACACGGATGTGATCTACATGACGCGCATTCAACGCGAGCGGTTCGAGAACGTGGCGGATTACGAGAATGTAAGAGGGTCGCATTGCCTCCATTATACTTGATGCATATTGATACCGATTGCTTTACTTTCACAGTGCTGTGGCCATCTGCTGCTGACGCCCGAGCTGATGACGCTGGCCAAGAAGCGCTCGATTGTGCTGCATCCACTGCCGCGTCTGGACGAGATCAGCCGCGACATCGACTCGGACCCGAGGGCCGCCTACTTCCGGCAGGCGGAGTACGGCATGTACATCCGCATGGCATTGCTGGCCATGGTCGTTGGTGGACGCAACACGGCGCTCTAGAGGATCTCCCCATGGAGGACCTGCAATCTTTGAGTCTCTactatttttttgtatactATCTTTTTTACTACACATGCACGCAGCTGCATACGAATATATTGATCCATTTGGTTAAATTGTGTTTCTTTTAATTAGGTATTtctttatacatatatattataaaatagcATATATTTGcacatatattttgtagaatattttaacaagcaaaaaaaaaggtgtcATATGTGGTATACATAGATAAAAGATGGTGATGGAAATCCTTAGGCTAAGTGTCAGTCTCAAACGTTTACAATAAACATCACGTGCCCGTGCGCTGCTGGttggcggtggtggtgccaCTAGTACCGCTCCACCACCACGGATGTGGGTCGCCACTGGTCCTCCGTGCCCTGCTTGACCTTGTCCAAGGTCAGAGTGCTCTCAGCGAACGCTGCGTTCAAGTTCCCAGCCAACTGGGGCTGATCCTGCGCCACACTGGTCATGGCCACCACATTGGCGGAGGAATTACTCTTCCGGTTGGCGTTGCTTTAAAAGTGCAGGGTCAGTATCAATTTTATATAATGCAATATGATAAGGGCATATGCTGTGTTACCTCTTCTGCTTGCGACAGGTCACCATGGACACGAGGACGGCCAGAATGATGATGGCCGCCAAAAGGCCGGACAATCCGGCCACCATGGTCATCATGCCGTGCGGCTCCCCATCGGAAGTCACCTTGGTAACTGCAAAAACCGAGAgaaagtgagtgagtgagtgagtgagtgagcgAGTGGATGATTGATTGGAGGTGACTGGAGGTGACGTGCCGCTCCAATTCGGCAGGTGTGAAATGTAAATTGCCCCAAGGTCAACTGTAAAGCTAAAGCGAACtctaaaaaatatacatatataaacatgGATAAATAGTTCGCCTTTTAACTGCACCGCACTGAACTgccttaaatataaatattatattaacgAGTTTCGGAAAGGCGACCCTCTATTGATACAAAGTTTAAGAATGTGAGATGTACCAGTATTATAAAAGGCTAAACATTActtaatataaaaacaaactgtTCAATAAAATTCTAAGATTTTCCTCGCAGCTAAGTACTAGTTATTTCTCCGAGTGCTGTGAACTTCAACTTGACGGCGATCTGATCGGAATCCGATCTGAGGCGATTTAAAATGCGTGGAGCGGCGGGCAGCAGGTTTATTTAACTGCCGCTGGCAGGCCGACGCACTTCCTCGACTTTCTAAACCGGAAGGCAGCCCCCCCGGGAAGGGGGTTCCCCTCGCCATCACTCACTGGAGTCCTCCACGACGAAGCGCTTTGTGTTGGGCACGGACTGGATGTAACCGCCCATTTCTGTTCTCAGGTCCATGTTCTGAAATGAATTCAAAAGTTCAAAATGATGTCTTATttaatgcataaatatttaatgatatTTTATAAGACTGCAGCAGAGGTGTCGGTAAACTTATTACTTTCAAAAGTTCAAATTCGAAATGatcatcatttttttttttttttgggtacaCAGAGTTGTGTAAAAACAAGAGGAGGCCGTGAAACAACTGTGTAAATGCAGTTAGCTAACTGCAGTGATCAAACACTAATTAATCGAACTACAGTGGAGCTTCGATAGCGCACGAGCTCAGCATTTACAAATGCTCCCAGCTTTGGAATtgataacaaaataaaaacttgatTAAAGAGAGCTTTTGTGCAATGTAATATGATTCACCGCCTATATTAAATGTTGTGTCTTATATAGACCCTATGTATAAGTATTGAATTTCCAAATTTCAAACTGtgaaacataaattttcaaaatttgaagCTCTGATCAGTGCGTTTTTCGGAGTTTCTACTGTACTGCCCCAGTTGCAGAAACCACAGACGcattgcgcatgcgcagcggCAGATGAAAAAGCACAGAGCTCAACTTCTCGCTCGACTTCACCGCTTCGGCATCGAACTTTGGTTGGCCAATAGTCGCTGCTACCGCCGCTGCCTCAGCTACCGCCGCTGCCTCTGCTACCGCCGCTGCCTCTGCTACCGCCGCTGCCGGCGCACTCATTAATTGTCCGGAGAAGCTCTGGTAAGCGATGCGCTGCCATGTCGCTTATCAGCGGCGGAGGGCAATAATTCTGCCCCCGAGTTCGGATGCCAGTGATTTATTTGGccataattaatttgattttattgtttacaGACAATTTTCGACGGCGCTGCTTTGAAAGCGATGTTCTTCACTTAATTGTGAGTGACAACTCACTAACTTGCTGGCAAAACAGCCAGACTTCCTTAActctatgtacatatgcacatGGATATCATATGTGAATACAAATCCAAACTTAAAATTGGCCAAATATTTGTAGGCAAGTCTTACAATTTGCCCAACAAAAATATTCTTCATTCCTTGGCTTGGTTATGTGTATGGCAAGTGGGCGAGGTTTCACTGTGGACGTTGATAAGACATCCATTCAGA
This region includes:
- the LOC120455708 gene encoding uncharacterized protein LOC120455708, encoding MDLRTEMGGYIQSVPNTKRFVVEDSITKVTSDGEPHGMMTMVAGLSGLLAAIIILAVLVSMVTCRKQKSNANRKSNSSANVVAMTSVAQDQPQLAGNLNAAFAESTLTLDKVKQGTEDQWRPTSVVVERY